Proteins encoded together in one Paracidovorax wautersii window:
- a CDS encoding alpha/beta hydrolase: MIEPTLNYVHCPAPDAVASASAGQAPAAGHRMAYWEWNATGNPAHPHVIVCVHGLSRQGRDFDVLARRLSQHARVVCPDVVGRGQSDWLADPQGYQVPVYAADMLALLAQLHHQAPIATLDWVGTSMGGLIGLGVCGQPGLPLPVPVRRLVLNDVGPAIEWQALQRIGTYLGRPVQFASREQAADALWLISQSFGPHTPEAWQALSQAMVRPGPEGGWVLHYDPAIAEPFRALTEDAARAGEALLWQLYDQVQAQVLLLRGAQSDLLSTATAQQMAQRGPRAELVEFAGVGHAPTLVAPDQVAVVERFLLGADAGEAATA, encoded by the coding sequence ATGATTGAACCTACGCTGAACTACGTACATTGCCCCGCGCCCGATGCCGTTGCATCGGCCTCCGCCGGGCAGGCCCCCGCGGCGGGGCACCGCATGGCGTATTGGGAGTGGAACGCGACGGGCAACCCGGCCCATCCGCACGTCATCGTCTGTGTGCATGGCCTGTCCCGGCAGGGACGGGACTTCGACGTGCTGGCCCGCCGGCTGAGCCAGCACGCCCGCGTGGTTTGTCCCGATGTGGTGGGCCGCGGGCAGAGCGACTGGCTGGCCGATCCGCAGGGCTACCAGGTGCCCGTGTATGCGGCCGACATGCTGGCCTTGCTGGCGCAACTGCACCACCAGGCGCCCATCGCCACGCTCGATTGGGTGGGCACGAGCATGGGTGGGCTGATCGGCCTGGGCGTGTGCGGCCAGCCGGGACTGCCGCTGCCCGTGCCGGTGCGCCGGCTGGTGCTCAACGACGTGGGGCCCGCCATCGAGTGGCAGGCGCTGCAGCGCATCGGTACCTACCTGGGGCGGCCGGTGCAGTTCGCCTCGCGCGAGCAGGCGGCCGATGCCTTGTGGCTGATCTCGCAGAGCTTCGGACCGCACACGCCCGAAGCGTGGCAGGCGCTGTCGCAGGCCATGGTGCGGCCCGGCCCTGAAGGTGGCTGGGTGCTGCACTACGACCCGGCCATTGCCGAACCCTTCCGCGCACTGACCGAAGATGCCGCGCGGGCCGGCGAGGCGCTGCTGTGGCAGCTGTACGACCAGGTCCAGGCCCAGGTGCTGCTGCTGCGCGGCGCGCAATCGGATCTGCTCTCGACCGCCACGGCGCAGCAGATGGCGCAGCGCGGCCCGCGGGCGGAGCTGGTGGAATTCGCGGGGGTGGGGCACGCGCCCACGCTGGTCGCGCCGGATCAGGTGGCCGTGGTGGAGCGATTCCTGCTGGGTGCTGATGCGGGAGAGGCGGCCACGGCATGA
- the ompR gene encoding two-component system response regulator OmpR: MASTTNRTDKVLVVDDDARIRDLLRRYLTQEGFEVMVAEDGKALNRILLRETVDLIVLDLMMPGEDGLSICRRLRAANDRTPIIMLTAKGEDVDRIVGLEVGADDYLGKPFNPRELLARIHAVLRRRPPQEAPGAPSGDNEVVTFGPFTFDLGTRALQKNGEELPLTTGEFAMLKALVRHPRQPLSREKLALLARGREFEPFDRSLDVQVSRLRKLVEVDAAAPRYIQTVWGVGYVFVPDGTS; this comes from the coding sequence ATGGCCTCAACAACCAACCGTACCGACAAAGTTCTCGTCGTGGACGACGACGCGCGCATCCGTGATCTGCTGCGCCGCTATCTCACGCAGGAAGGCTTCGAAGTCATGGTGGCGGAAGACGGCAAGGCCCTCAACCGCATCCTGCTGCGTGAAACCGTCGACCTGATCGTGCTTGACCTGATGATGCCCGGCGAAGACGGCCTGTCCATCTGCCGCCGCCTGCGCGCCGCCAACGACCGCACGCCCATCATCATGCTGACCGCCAAGGGCGAGGACGTGGACCGCATCGTCGGCTTGGAAGTGGGTGCGGACGACTACCTGGGCAAGCCCTTCAACCCGCGCGAGCTGCTGGCCCGCATCCACGCCGTGCTGCGCCGCCGCCCGCCGCAGGAAGCGCCCGGCGCGCCTTCCGGCGACAACGAGGTCGTGACCTTCGGCCCCTTCACCTTCGACCTGGGCACCCGCGCGCTGCAGAAGAACGGCGAGGAACTGCCGCTGACCACCGGCGAATTCGCCATGCTCAAGGCCCTGGTGCGCCACCCCCGCCAGCCGCTGTCGCGCGAAAAGCTCGCCCTGCTGGCCCGCGGCCGCGAGTTCGAGCCGTTCGACCGCAGCCTGGACGTGCAGGTCTCGCGCCTGCGCAAGCTGGTCGAGGTGGACGCCGCCGCGCCCCGCTACATCCAGACGGTGTGGGGCGTGGGTTACGTGTTCGTGCCGGATGGAACGAGCTGA
- a CDS encoding SIMPL domain-containing protein (The SIMPL domain is named for its presence in mouse protein SIMPL (signalling molecule that associates with mouse pelle-like kinase). Bacterial member BP26, from Brucella, was shown to assemble into a channel-like structure, while YggE from E. coli has been associated with resistance to oxidative stress.): MAQESHVPPLQNVLQLSAAGTVEVQQDLLVLTLATTKEAADAGQVQTQLKQALDSALAEAKRNAQAGQMDVRTGGFGLFPRYGKDGKITGWQGRAELVLQGRDFARITSTAGRIQTMPISQVAFDVSPEARAKVEGEAQTRAIEQFKARATDLAKGFGFAGYTLREVSVNSNEMIPGPRPRMMAMEAKAASMSADAPVPVEAGKAQVVVNVSGSVQLR, encoded by the coding sequence ATGGCTCAGGAATCCCATGTGCCCCCGCTGCAGAACGTGCTGCAGCTGTCGGCCGCCGGTACGGTCGAGGTGCAGCAGGATCTGCTGGTGCTGACCCTGGCCACCACCAAGGAGGCCGCAGACGCCGGCCAGGTGCAGACGCAGCTCAAGCAGGCGCTTGACTCGGCGCTCGCAGAGGCCAAGCGCAATGCGCAGGCCGGCCAGATGGATGTGCGCACGGGCGGCTTCGGACTGTTCCCGCGCTATGGCAAGGACGGCAAAATCACCGGCTGGCAGGGCCGCGCCGAGCTGGTGCTGCAGGGCCGCGACTTCGCCCGCATCACCTCCACCGCGGGGCGCATCCAGACCATGCCGATCAGCCAGGTGGCGTTCGATGTGTCTCCCGAAGCGCGCGCCAAGGTGGAGGGCGAGGCCCAGACCCGCGCGATCGAGCAGTTCAAGGCCCGCGCGACCGATCTGGCCAAGGGCTTCGGCTTTGCCGGCTATACGCTGCGCGAGGTCTCGGTGAACAGCAACGAGATGATCCCCGGCCCGCGCCCACGCATGATGGCCATGGAGGCCAAGGCGGCGTCGATGTCCGCCGACGCGCCGGTGCCAGTCGAGGCCGGCAAGGCACAGGTCGTGGTGAATGTGTCCGGTTCCGTCCAGCTGCGCTGA
- a CDS encoding 3-hydroxybutyrate dehydrogenase gives MLKGKTALVTGSTSGIGLGIAKALARQGANIVLNGFGDVDGPRAEVLQAGQAAGAQVAYHGADMSRAADIEDMLKYSASQFGRVDILVNNAGIQHVAPVEQFPVEKWDAIIAINLTSAFHTTRLALPSMQAAGWGRIINVASVHGLVGSAQKSAYVAAKHGIVGLTKVTALENATTGITCNAICPGWVLTPLVQKQVDAKAAEHGLSNEDAKKLLLGEKEPSMQFTTPEELGELAVFFCSAAANNVRGVAWNMDGGWAAQ, from the coding sequence ATGCTCAAAGGCAAGACTGCCCTCGTCACCGGTTCCACCAGCGGCATTGGCCTCGGTATCGCGAAGGCGCTGGCGCGCCAGGGTGCGAACATCGTGCTCAACGGTTTCGGCGATGTGGACGGCCCGCGCGCCGAGGTGCTGCAGGCCGGCCAGGCCGCAGGGGCACAGGTGGCCTACCACGGCGCCGACATGAGCCGCGCGGCGGACATCGAGGACATGCTGAAGTACAGCGCGAGCCAGTTCGGCCGCGTGGACATCCTGGTCAACAACGCCGGCATCCAGCACGTGGCGCCGGTCGAGCAGTTTCCGGTGGAGAAGTGGGACGCCATCATCGCCATCAACCTGACCAGCGCCTTTCACACCACGCGCCTCGCACTGCCCTCCATGCAGGCCGCCGGCTGGGGCCGCATCATCAACGTGGCGTCGGTGCACGGCCTGGTGGGCTCGGCGCAGAAGTCGGCCTACGTGGCCGCCAAGCACGGCATCGTGGGCCTGACCAAGGTGACGGCACTGGAGAACGCCACCACCGGCATCACCTGCAACGCGATCTGCCCGGGCTGGGTGCTCACGCCGCTGGTGCAGAAGCAGGTGGATGCCAAGGCCGCGGAGCACGGCCTGTCGAACGAGGACGCCAAGAAGCTGCTGCTGGGCGAGAAAGAGCCCTCCATGCAGTTCACCACGCCCGAGGAACTGGGCGAGCTGGCGGTGTTCTTCTGCTCGGCGGCGGCCAACAACGTGCGCGGCGTGGCCTGGAACATGGACGGCGGCTGGGCTGCCCAATGA